The segment CACCGAAGACCGAGAGCAGGGGGGCTTCACCGTGGGCGGCGGACAGTGCCAAGGTGTAGTCACGGGTAACGGCCGACGGGTTGTCCGACTCGTCATTGCACAGGGGGCGAACGCCTGCATAGGTGCTGAAGATGTCACTGCGCTGCAGCTGGTGATTGAAGTGGGCGTTGACCACCTTCAGCAGATAGTCGGTTTCCTGATCGGTGATCGCTACCTTGGCAGGGTCGCCTGTGTATTCACGGTCAGTGGTGCCGATCAGCGTAAAACGATCAAGATACGGGATGCAGAAAACGATGCGCTGGTCTTCGTTCTGCAAAATGTAAGCGTGCTCGCCTTCATACAGCCGGGGGACGATCAGGTGACTCCCCTGAATCAGGCGAATGCCGTAAGGAGCGTCCAGTTTCAGGTCGTTCTTGATGAACTGCGCAACCCATGGGCCGGCGGCGTTCACCAGCCCTTTGGCCCGCACCATCCGGGTGCTGCCGTCGGCGTGCTGCACATCCACTTCCCAGATGGCGCCGACACGCCTGGCGCCCAGGCACAGTGTCTGGGTGTGAATATGCGCGCCATGTTCACGGGCGGCCATGGCGTTGAGGACCACCAGGCGAGCGTCGTCAACCCAGCAGTCGGCATATTCGAAACCGCGGGTGATGGCCGGCTTGAGCGCGGAGCCCGCGCCAAATCGCAGGCTGCGCGAGGCGCCCAGGCGCTTGCGCTTGCCCAGGTGGTCGTACAGGAACAGGCCAGCACGGATCATCCAGGCAGGGCGCAGATGGGGGCGGTGGGGCAGCACGAAGCGCATGGGCTTAACAATGTGCGGTGCCTTGGCCAACAGGACTTCGCGTTCGGCCAGGGCCTCACGTACCAGACGAAACTCGTAATGCTCAAGGTAGCGCAGACCACCGTGAATCAGCTTGCTGCTGGCTGATGAGGTGTGCCGGGCCAGGTCGTCCTTTTCACACAGAAAGACTTTCAGGCCGCGGCCGGCAGCGTCGGCGGCGATGCCCACACCGTTGATGCCACCGCCTATCACCACCAGGTCATAGCAATCGGCGACGGGAGCGCTGGTCGAATCGGGCTGGGACACAGGGAAGGCCTCCTGGAGCAATTTGTATCGAAAGTGAACATTTATGTTCGTTTCCGAAAATACTAGCGCAAGAGGACGCGACTCGCCAGTCCGTATTCATAGAAAATACTGATCAGGTGACAAGCAAATGAACATTAACGAAAAAAGCCAGTGCGGCGCGGGCTTGTGCCGCGCCCACAGTTGCAGTGCCGGTCTAGACAACCTAAACCACTTCGACACGCACCTTGTGTTCATTGAGCAGTTGGACCAGGGCAGGGGTTGGGGTCTGATCGGTCACCAGGCAGTCGACCAGGCTGATGGCGCCCAGGCGCACCATGGCATTGCGCCCGAACTTGCTGGAGTCCGCTGCCAGGATCACCTGCCGAGCATTGGCAATGATCGCCTGGGATACGCGCACTTCCTGATAGTCGAAATCCAGCAGGCTCCCGTCTTCATCGATGCCGCTGATACCGACCAGGGCGTAATCGACCTTGAACTGATTGATGAAGTCGACACTGGCCTGGCCTACGACGCCGCCGTCACGGCGCACGGTACCGCCCGCCACCAGGACCTCGAAGTCATCCTTGGCCGCCAGGATGGAGGCGACGTGCAGGTTGTTGGTGATGACCTTCAGTTGGCTGTGGTTGAGCAAGGCACGCGCGATGGATTCGGTGGTGGTGCCGATATTGATGAACAGTGAGGCATGATCGGGCACCTGCCGAGCGACAGCCTCGGCGATGCGCTGCTTTTCATCACGCATCTGGTCGGCGCGCATGGCATACGCCGTGTTCTCGACGCTTGAATCGTAGGCTGCGCCCCCGTGGTAACGGCGCAACAGGTCGAGCTCTGCCAGTTGATTGATGTCGCGGCGGATCGTTTGCGGGGTAACGACGAACAGCTGCGCCATTTCCTCGATACTGACGTAGCCGCGGTCGCGGACCAGTTCGAGGATTTGTTGTTGGCGTGGAGGCAAATTCATGGACGTCCTTCGGAGCAGCCTGACAAATGCTGCAATGATGCCGTAGGACGGGGATGACGACCAGCGTGGCGTCCGAAGGGTGGATCCGGCGCAGGCCATGGAGCGGACTGCGCCGTTGCCTACGGTGATCAGGCGTCGTGTTCTTCCCAATCGCGGGTGCGATCGACGGCTTTTTTCCAGCCACCGTACAACTTCTCTTTCTGCGCTTCATCCAGTTGCGGGCTGAACTCCCGCTCGATGATCGCCTTGTTGCGCAATTCGTCCAGGCTGCTCCAGAAACCGCAAGCCAGGCCCGCCAGGTAGGCTGCACCCAGCGCCGTGGTCTCGCGCATCTTGGGGCGCTCGACGCACGTGCCGAGGATATCGGCCTGGAACTGCATCAGGAAGTTGTTGGCCGCCGCGCCGCCGTCAACCCGCAGTTCGGACAGGCGTTGGCCGCAGTCCTGCTGCATTGCATCGAGCACGTCGCGGGTCTGGTAGGCGATGGACTCCAGTGCTGCGCGGATGATGTGATCCACCTTGACGCCGCGGGTCAGGCCAAACAGCGCGCCGCGGGCATAAGGGTCCCAGTAGGGGGCGCCAAGGCCGGTAAAGGCAGGCACCAGGTAGACGCCATTGCTGTCCTTGACCTTGCTGGCGAAGTACTCGGTATCCAACGCGTCATTGACGATCTTCAGTTCATCGCGCAGCCACTGGACCGTCGAGCCGCCGTTGAACACGGCCCCCTCCAGGGCATAGGCCACTTCACCGCGCGGGCCACAGGCGATGGTGGTCAACAGGCCATGGGAGGAAGTGACGGCCTTGTCGCCCGTGTTCATCAGCAGGAAACAACCAGTGCCATAGGTGTTCTTCGCCTGCCCCGGTTCCACGCACATCTGCCCGAACAGGGCCGATTGCTGGTCCCCGGCGATGCCGGCGATGGCGATGCCACTTTTGGTATGCCCATAGACCTCGGAAGAGGAGCGCACCTCTGGCAGCATTTGCGCAGGGATGCCCAGGATGTCGAGCAGCTTTTCATCCCACTGCAGCGTGTGGATGTTGAACATGAGGGTTCGCGAGGCGTTGGTGTAGTCGGTGACATGCACCTTGCCGCCGGAAAACTTCCAGATCAGCCAGGTATCGACGGTGCCGAACAGCAGCTCGCCACGCTCGGCGCGTTCCCGGGCGCCGTCGACATTGTCCAGGATCCACTTGAGCTTGGTACCGGAAAAGTACGGGTCGGTGACCAGACCCGTGGTTTCACGAATGTAGTCCTCAAAGCCGTCGCGCTTGAGCTGGGCGCAGATTTCGGTGCTGCGCCGGCATTGCCAGACGATGGCGTTGTATACCGGGCGGCCGGTTTCCTTGTCCCAGACGACGGTCGTTTCGCGCTGGTTGGTGATGCCCAGGGCCGCGACCTGGGCATGGCTGATGCCAGCTTGGGCCAGTGCTTCGACCATGGTCGCACTCTGGGTGGCGAAGATTTCCATGGGGTCGTGCTCGACCCAACCTGCCTGCGGATAATGCTGGACGAACTCACGCTGGGAGGTGCCGACCACATTGGCGTCGCGGTCGAAGATGATCGCACGCGAACTGGTGGTGCCCTGGTCCAGGGCGATGATGTACTGCTTGTCCTGAGTGTCTGTCATGGTGTTGGCCTTGCAAAATAGGGGTCGTGGCGGGTCTGTCTGCCGTGCTCAGTTGACTTGCGTATCGCCTTGGCGACCATCGCTTGCCGCAGGCGTGGACGTTGGAGCTGCGGGCAAATTGCGGGCAATCAAGCCACGATAGGTGGCAGCACCCAGGCAGGCGCCGATGATAGGGCCGAATATCGGCACCAGGAAGTAAGGCACATCTCGGCCGCCGGTAAAGGCGATTTCGCCCCAGCCTGCCAGGAACGTCATGATTTTCGGGCCCAGGTCGCGTGCCGGGTTCATGGCAAAGCCGGTCAAGGGCCCCATGGCACTGCCAATCACCGCGATTAGCAGGCCGATCAGCAGCGGCGCCATCGGGCCGCGGGGTAGGCCGTTGTTATCGTCGGTCAGGGCCATGATGACGGCCATGAGGATCGCCGTGATCACCACCTCCACCAGCAGCGCTTGCGCCGTAGACAAGGAAGGATGGGGATAGGTCGAGAAAACCGCTGCCAGGTCCAGGCTGGATTCACTACCGCGCAGCATGGCGTGCGCTTGTTCGAAATCGAAGAACAGGCTGCTATAGAGGGTGTAGACCAGCGCCGCGCCGCAGAAGGCACCACACACTTGGGCAAGCATGTAGAAAGGCAGCTTGCGCCGCTCGAAGCCGGCGAACAGGGTCAGCGCGATGCTGACGGCAGGGTTCAGGTGTGCACCGGAGATCCCGGCGGTGAGGTAGATGCTCATGCTGACTCCCACCCCCCAAATGATGCTGATTTCCCAGAGTCCGAAGCTTGCGCCTGCGACTTTGAGCGCGGCGACGCAGCCGGTACCGAAGAAGATCAGCAGCGCAGTACCGAGGAATTCGGCCAGGCACTGACTGGACAGCGTGGGTTGGCCTTGGGCAATTGTCATGTATGACCTCGTTGTTTTTGTTGTGAGTCGCGCGGGGCTCGACAGCAAGGCCCGGACCTTCCGGATGGTCCTGGGCGGATATGAGGTGCACCGTGAAGGTGCACCCCCGGCATTCAGAAACGAAAAAATATAGACAAGAAACGCTGATGTCAAAGGTCGAAAGTGAACGGTCAGTCACGTTTTGGGCAACGGCCACAAGCGTGATGCCCCATCGTAGAGCGGGGCGCACGGGCTTCTTGGCTGGAATGTGGGAATTGACCTAAAGTAGCTGCCGATCTGTCTTACACCGGAACTTCGTATGACGCCCGCTCTGGACCTGCTGAAAAAGCATCACGCGCACTATCACGTTCACAGCTACGAGCATGACCCCAAGACAGCGTCCTATGGACTGGAAGCTGCAGATAAGCTCGGCCTGGACCCGCAGCAGGTATTCAAGACGCTGCTGGCTTGTAGCGAGAAAGGGGAGTTGCTGGTAGCGGTGGTGCCTGTGGTGGGTACCCTTGATCTCAAGGCCTTGGCGCATGCGGCGGGGGTGAAAAAGTGCGAGATGGCCGACCCTGTCAAGGCGCAGCGGGCAACAGGCTATCTGGTAGGTGGGATCAGCCCGCTAGGGCAAAAGAAACGTCTGCGCACCTTCATCGACGAGGCGGCGCAGCGTTTTGCGACTATCCATGTGAGCGCCGGACGACGTGGGCTGGAGGTGGAACTGGCGGCAACGACCCTGGCCGAGCATACCCAGGCCACCTTTGCCAGTATTGGCAGAACGTGATGCCCATTCATCCTTGCTACCTGCTCGGGTTGAGCCGGTAGCGGGCCCGCTCAAGACGTAGCCCGGGCCTGGCGTCAGTTCGGCCCACTGTGGCGACGAACGCCTGTTGCCTGCTGCACCGTCTGGGTTGCAATGCTGCCTGGCACCGGAAACACCACCAAGTGATCGGCTTTTACTGCGATGCCCACCTCTTCTCCTGGCTGACGATCCACATGGCTGGTGAAGATCGCTTCGAGCTGGCTGCCGGTGGGGAGTTGCAGGCGGTACAAGGTCGAGGCGCCGAGAAAACTCTTGCCCACGATCACTGCGCGCAACGGGCTGTCGGGGGCATGCACGATGTCATCCGGACGTAGCAACACATCCACCGAGCTGCCGGCAGCCATGCGATAGGCGCGGTTGCCTCGCAGCTCGCCCAGCTCGGTGCTGACGGCTTCCACACTGGTCATCTGGCCACGGATAAAATAGCCCTGGCCGATGAAACTGGCCACGAAAGGTGTCTGCGGTTCATGGTACAGGTTGTAGGGTGTATCCCACTGCTCAAGCCGGCCTTCCTTGAACACCCCAACCTGATCGCTGACCGCGAAGGCTTCTTCCTGATCATGGGTGACCAGGATGGCGCTGGTACCGCGCTGCTTGAGGATATCCCGTACCTCGTGGCTGAGCCTGCGACGAAGCTCCACGTCAAGGTTGGAAAACGGCTCGTCCAGAAGCAGCAATTGCGGCTCTGGCGCCAACGCCCGTGCCAGTGCCACCCGCTGCTGCTGGCCGCCGGACAGCTCGTGAGGGTAACGGCCACCAAGCCCACCCAGCTTGACCAGGTCCAGCATCTCGTCGATGACCGCCGCCTGGCGCGGGTGCTTGGCGATGCCGAAGGCGATGTTCTGCGCCACCGTCAGATGGGGGAACAGGGCATAGTCCTGAAACACCATGCCGATGCGGCGCTTCTCCGGCGCCAGGGTGAAACCGGCCTTGGAAATGACGTTGCCGGCCAGTTGGATTTCGCCTTCGTGCACCGGCTCGAAACCTGCGATGGCTCGCAAGGTCGTGGTCTTGCCGCAGCCGGACGAGCCCAGCAGGCAGCCAATGTCGCCTGCATTCAGATGCAGGTTCAGGTTCTGGACGATGCGCTGGTCGCCATAGCCGCAGGCAAGGTTGCGCAGGTTGAGCAGTAGAGGTTGACTCATGCGTGGTGGTAAGCCGGTTCGACAAGAAATTCCAGGAGTGCCTTTTGTGCATGCAGACGGTTCTCAGCTTGATCCCAGGCGACCGAACGGGGGTCATCGAGCAGATCATGGCTGATTTCCTCGCCACGGTGGGCGGGCAGACAATGCATGAACAAGACGTCGGGTGCTGCCAGGTCGAGCATGTCGCGGGTGACCTGGTACGGCGCGAAATGCGCCAGGCGACGAGCAGTTTCCTCCTCCTGGCCCATGGAAGTCCAGACGTCGGTGGTCACCAAGTGAGCACCTTTTACCGCTTCACGGGGATCGCGCACGATCTGCACGTGCTCAGCGCCGATGGCCAGGAACCGTGGGTCGGGCTCATATCCCTCGGGGCAGGCGATGCGCAGCTGGAAACCGAATTGCCGGGCCGCTTCGATGTACGAGTTGCACATGTTGAAGCCGTCGCCGATCCACGCGACGGTCTTGCCCTCGATTGCCCCACGGTGCTCGAGGAACGTCTGCATGTCGGCCAGAAGCTGACAGGGGTGCGACTCGTCCGACAGGGCGTTGATCACCGGTACGCGGGACTTGGCGGCAAAGTCAGTCAGGGTGCTGTGGGCGTGGGTCCGTATCATCACCACGTCGAGCATGCTCGACAGGACGATGGCGCTGTCGCCGATCGGCTCGCCCCGGCCCAGTTGGGTATCGCGCGGGGACAGGAAAATGGCCTGGCCGCCAAGCTGAATCATCCCGGCTTCGAACGACACGCGGGTGCGGGTCGACGATTTTTCGAAGATCATGCCCAGCACACGGCTCTTCAGCGGCTCGAACAGCACGCCCCGCTTGCGCAGGTCCTTCAGCTCGATGCCGCGGCGGATCACCCCGAGCAATTCGTCGGTGGTGAAGTCCAGCAGGGAGAGAAAGTGCCTAGCGCTCATGATTGACTACCTTATCTGCAACAGTATGCAGGCCGACCGTGCGGTTTTTTTTGACAACGGCGGTGACCTGCGGCGTAAGCCGCACGGGGCGGACGAATAGGGAAAGGCGCAATACTATAATTAAATGTCGCCTGAAACCAAGGGGTGAAACCGCTTGGCACCCCCGGCGATGTTGCAAGGGGTTTCGCAGGGCACTGTATCGCTGTGTTTTATTTGCTACGGCTGTTTGTACACGGCTTGAGGGCACATTGGCAAACGGGCAGGGCCTGCTGTATGAGTGATAAAGACCAATTCACACCGCGAAGCACGCTGGCTCCTGTACAAGGCTGAGTTCATAGTCGAGCCATCAAGACAATGAGGCATGCGGCCATGACCCGTACCCTGCACCACCGTGCTTGCCACCTGTGTGAAGCCATTTGTGGTTTGAACATCGTGCTGAGCCACTCGCCTGGCGAACCTGCCCGGATCGAGTCCATCAAAGGCGATCCTCAGGACCCCTTCAGCCGCGGCCATGTCTGCCCCAAGGCGGTGGCACTGCAGGATATCCAGAATGATCCTGACCGGCTGCGCCAACCCCACCGGCGCGTGGGCGACCAGTGGCAGGCGATTGGCTGGGAGGAGGCATTTGAGCTGGCCGCCGAGCGCCTTTGGCGCGTGCAGCAGGCCCACGGCAATAATGCGGTTGCCGTGTATCAAGGCAACCCGAGTGTGCACAACTATGGGTTGATGACCCATGGCAACTACTTTTTAGGGCTGTTGAAGACCCGCAATCGCTATTCCGCCACATCTGTGGACCAACTGCCCCAGCACCTGGTCAGCCACCTGATGTATGGCCATGGGCTGCTCCTGCCGATTCCGGACATCGACCACACCGATTTCATGCTGGTGCTAGGCGGCAACCCCTTGGCCTCGAACGGCAGCATCATGACGGTTCCCGATGTGGAAAAACGTCTCAAGGCCTTGCAGGCCAGGGGCGGACGTCTGGTGGTGATCGATCCGCGGCGCACTGAAACTGCGGTCATCGCAGACAACCATTTATTCATTCGGCCGGGCGGCGACGCGGCCTTGTTGTGTGGGCTGCTCAACACCCTGTTCGAGGAGGGCCTGACACGCGGCTCGCATCTGCCGATGACAGGGCTGGCCGATGTCCGCGCCGCCCTGACCCCCATGACGGCCGAGGCCATGAGCGGCCTGTGCGGCATCCCGGCGCAGGCCATTCGCCAGTTGGCGCGTGATTTCGCCGCCGCCGACAAGGCGGTGTGTTACGGGCGTATGGGGGTATCGACCCAAGTGTTCGGCACGCTCTGTCACTGGCTGGTGCAACTGATCAACCTGGTCACCGGTAACCTTGATCGCAAGGGCGGGACACTGTGTACCGAACCTGCGGTGGACGTGGTGGCGAGCACCTCGGGTGGCCACTTCAACGCCTGGCAGAGTCGGGTCTCGGGCCTGCCAGAGTACGCCGGAGAACTGCCGGTGGCGGCGCTTGCCGAGGAGATGCTGACCCCAGGTGAGGGGCAGGTCCGCGCCCTGGTCACGGTCGCGGGCAATCCCGTGCTGTCGACGCCCAACGGGCGGCAATTGGACAGGGCACTGTCGGCGCTCGACTTCATGCTCTGTATCGACCTGTACATCAACGAAACCACGCGCCATGCTGATCTGATCCTGCCATCGACTTCAGCCCTGGAAAACGATCACTACGACACCACCTTCAACCTGCTGGCGGTCCGCAATGTGAGCCGGTTCAACCGAGCGATTCTGCCCAAGCCCGAGGGCGCCCTGCACGACTGGGAAATCTTCGTCGGCCTGGCCAAGGCGTATGCGCGCCGTGCCGGACGTGAACTGCCGCCGACCGTAGCGCCGGCGCAGATGATCGACAAAGCCCTGCGCAGCGGGCGTTATGGACAGGCGACGCCCTGGCAGCTGTCACTCGAAACCCTCGATGCACACCCTCATGGGTTGGACCTGGGCCCCTTGCAGGCCAACCTTGCCCATCGCCTGGGCACGGCGAGCAAAACCGTCGAGGCAGCGCCGCGTGTGCTGCTCGATGACCTGCAGCGCCTGGCCCGGCAGGCGCCGCCAGAAACCGGGCAACTGCTGCTCATAGGGCGGCGTCACGTACGCAGCAACAACTCCTGGATGCACAACTATCACAGGCTGGTCAAAGGGAAACCGCGCCATCACTTGTTGATGCACCCCGATGACCTGCGCCAGCGCCAACTGCAGGATGGCCAGCAGGTCAGGGTCAGCTCGCGAGCAGGGGCGGTGCAGGTGCAGGTACAGGCGTGCGAAAGCATGATGCCAGGGGTGGTAAGCCTGCCCCATGGCTTCGGGCATGGTCGTCACGGTGTGCG is part of the Pseudomonas parafulva genome and harbors:
- the glpD gene encoding glycerol-3-phosphate dehydrogenase, producing the protein MSQPDSTSAPVADCYDLVVIGGGINGVGIAADAAGRGLKVFLCEKDDLARHTSSASSKLIHGGLRYLEHYEFRLVREALAEREVLLAKAPHIVKPMRFVLPHRPHLRPAWMIRAGLFLYDHLGKRKRLGASRSLRFGAGSALKPAITRGFEYADCWVDDARLVVLNAMAAREHGAHIHTQTLCLGARRVGAIWEVDVQHADGSTRMVRAKGLVNAAGPWVAQFIKNDLKLDAPYGIRLIQGSHLIVPRLYEGEHAYILQNEDQRIVFCIPYLDRFTLIGTTDREYTGDPAKVAITDQETDYLLKVVNAHFNHQLQRSDIFSTYAGVRPLCNDESDNPSAVTRDYTLALSAAHGEAPLLSVFGGKLTTYRKLAESAMAELKPFFSQMGGSWTAEATLPGGEDMTTPQALEEALLARHTWLAPAIAQRWARTYGSRVWTLLAGVEGPQDLGQAIGAGLFAREVDYLCEHEWATCLEDILWRRTKLGLFTTEAEQNTLAQYLKKATQRRHAA
- a CDS encoding DeoR/GlpR family transcriptional regulator; this translates as MNLPPRQQQILELVRDRGYVSIEEMAQLFVVTPQTIRRDINQLAELDLLRRYHGGAAYDSSVENTAYAMRADQMRDEKQRIAEAVARQVPDHASLFINIGTTTESIARALLNHSQLKVITNNLHVASILAAKDDFEVLVAGGTVRRDGGVVGQASVDFINQFKVDYALVGISGIDEDGSLLDFDYQEVRVSQAIIANARQVILAADSSKFGRNAMVRLGAISLVDCLVTDQTPTPALVQLLNEHKVRVEVV
- the glpK gene encoding glycerol kinase GlpK; its protein translation is MTDTQDKQYIIALDQGTTSSRAIIFDRDANVVGTSQREFVQHYPQAGWVEHDPMEIFATQSATMVEALAQAGISHAQVAALGITNQRETTVVWDKETGRPVYNAIVWQCRRSTEICAQLKRDGFEDYIRETTGLVTDPYFSGTKLKWILDNVDGARERAERGELLFGTVDTWLIWKFSGGKVHVTDYTNASRTLMFNIHTLQWDEKLLDILGIPAQMLPEVRSSSEVYGHTKSGIAIAGIAGDQQSALFGQMCVEPGQAKNTYGTGCFLLMNTGDKAVTSSHGLLTTIACGPRGEVAYALEGAVFNGGSTVQWLRDELKIVNDALDTEYFASKVKDSNGVYLVPAFTGLGAPYWDPYARGALFGLTRGVKVDHIIRAALESIAYQTRDVLDAMQQDCGQRLSELRVDGGAAANNFLMQFQADILGTCVERPKMRETTALGAAYLAGLACGFWSSLDELRNKAIIEREFSPQLDEAQKEKLYGGWKKAVDRTRDWEEHDA
- a CDS encoding MIP/aquaporin family protein, with translation MTIAQGQPTLSSQCLAEFLGTALLIFFGTGCVAALKVAGASFGLWEISIIWGVGVSMSIYLTAGISGAHLNPAVSIALTLFAGFERRKLPFYMLAQVCGAFCGAALVYTLYSSLFFDFEQAHAMLRGSESSLDLAAVFSTYPHPSLSTAQALLVEVVITAILMAVIMALTDDNNGLPRGPMAPLLIGLLIAVIGSAMGPLTGFAMNPARDLGPKIMTFLAGWGEIAFTGGRDVPYFLVPIFGPIIGACLGAATYRGLIARNLPAAPTSTPAASDGRQGDTQVN
- the ybaK gene encoding Cys-tRNA(Pro) deacylase; this encodes MTPALDLLKKHHAHYHVHSYEHDPKTASYGLEAADKLGLDPQQVFKTLLACSEKGELLVAVVPVVGTLDLKALAHAAGVKKCEMADPVKAQRATGYLVGGISPLGQKKRLRTFIDEAAQRFATIHVSAGRRGLEVELAATTLAEHTQATFASIGRT
- a CDS encoding ABC transporter ATP-binding protein gives rise to the protein MSQPLLLNLRNLACGYGDQRIVQNLNLHLNAGDIGCLLGSSGCGKTTTLRAIAGFEPVHEGEIQLAGNVISKAGFTLAPEKRRIGMVFQDYALFPHLTVAQNIAFGIAKHPRQAAVIDEMLDLVKLGGLGGRYPHELSGGQQQRVALARALAPEPQLLLLDEPFSNLDVELRRRLSHEVRDILKQRGTSAILVTHDQEEAFAVSDQVGVFKEGRLEQWDTPYNLYHEPQTPFVASFIGQGYFIRGQMTSVEAVSTELGELRGNRAYRMAAGSSVDVLLRPDDIVHAPDSPLRAVIVGKSFLGASTLYRLQLPTGSQLEAIFTSHVDRQPGEEVGIAVKADHLVVFPVPGSIATQTVQQATGVRRHSGPN
- the argF gene encoding ornithine carbamoyltransferase, translating into MSARHFLSLLDFTTDELLGVIRRGIELKDLRKRGVLFEPLKSRVLGMIFEKSSTRTRVSFEAGMIQLGGQAIFLSPRDTQLGRGEPIGDSAIVLSSMLDVVMIRTHAHSTLTDFAAKSRVPVINALSDESHPCQLLADMQTFLEHRGAIEGKTVAWIGDGFNMCNSYIEAARQFGFQLRIACPEGYEPDPRFLAIGAEHVQIVRDPREAVKGAHLVTTDVWTSMGQEEETARRLAHFAPYQVTRDMLDLAAPDVLFMHCLPAHRGEEISHDLLDDPRSVAWDQAENRLHAQKALLEFLVEPAYHHA
- a CDS encoding molybdopterin-dependent oxidoreductase; amino-acid sequence: MTRTLHHRACHLCEAICGLNIVLSHSPGEPARIESIKGDPQDPFSRGHVCPKAVALQDIQNDPDRLRQPHRRVGDQWQAIGWEEAFELAAERLWRVQQAHGNNAVAVYQGNPSVHNYGLMTHGNYFLGLLKTRNRYSATSVDQLPQHLVSHLMYGHGLLLPIPDIDHTDFMLVLGGNPLASNGSIMTVPDVEKRLKALQARGGRLVVIDPRRTETAVIADNHLFIRPGGDAALLCGLLNTLFEEGLTRGSHLPMTGLADVRAALTPMTAEAMSGLCGIPAQAIRQLARDFAAADKAVCYGRMGVSTQVFGTLCHWLVQLINLVTGNLDRKGGTLCTEPAVDVVASTSGGHFNAWQSRVSGLPEYAGELPVAALAEEMLTPGEGQVRALVTVAGNPVLSTPNGRQLDRALSALDFMLCIDLYINETTRHADLILPSTSALENDHYDTTFNLLAVRNVSRFNRAILPKPEGALHDWEIFVGLAKAYARRAGRELPPTVAPAQMIDKALRSGRYGQATPWQLSLETLDAHPHGLDLGPLQANLAHRLGTASKTVEAAPRVLLDDLQRLARQAPPETGQLLLIGRRHVRSNNSWMHNYHRLVKGKPRHHLLMHPDDLRQRQLQDGQQVRVSSRAGAVQVQVQACESMMPGVVSLPHGFGHGRHGVRLQTAQAQPGVSANDLTDELLRDSVCGNAALNGVPVHVEAA